One stretch of Microplitis mediator isolate UGA2020A chromosome 9, iyMicMedi2.1, whole genome shotgun sequence DNA includes these proteins:
- the LOC130674132 gene encoding BRISC and BRCA1-A complex member 2-like isoform X1, with protein sequence MMGTDNSFFEKTMNSYGTIKTNRSLLQTRNKKVYPTFKPLIQRVINFKAFAGVKHKKIVLNDFSSSKNNDEADRFSLLIPYADQMLNWKILFDQSNPELGPDFEFDDKTFLTDPDLEELENNVPSLVNWDPRDPDSLIKVIMEFIVYYRKHQVEKLKNYERLSREYEMLLQNTEVCEEDVEVILVPDTIDPHEARFFIRIALDFSRLPRRSGNETDRDAITLQVTFSQLHWTRVVPLLYLSTSLEDVLGNSNTLHLPPFQPAKNLMKYVQEIKKLITDKMNAVIENFEKKRDFVTTALVLQGASIMEYDALDFSFITLLLNHNDFHFFLHISLTNKFPSEPPRYTLQSCYQTNLGNELPKQLVYNIPYSPRWESIRMITEAFNYILENEVEKFKRSSRNRRW encoded by the exons atgatGGGCACCgataatagtttttttgaaaaaacaatgaaCTCATACggaacaataaaaacaaacagAAGTTTATTGCAAACAAGAAACAAAAAAGTTTACCCGACTTTTAAACCTCTGATCCAGCGGGTAATAAATTTCAAAGCATTcg caGGAGTTAAGCACAagaaaatagttttaaatgatttttcttcGAGTAAAAACAATGACGAAGCTGATCGGTTTAGTTTACTGATACCTTATGCTGATCAGATGTtgaattggaaaattttattcgatcAATCGAACCCAGAACTGGGTCCGGATTTTGAGTTTGATGATAAGACATTTCTAACTGATCCTGATTTAGAAGAACTGGAAAATAATGTGCCGAGTCTCGTTAATTGGGACCCACGTGATCCTGATTCTTTGATTAAAGTCATAATGGAATTTATTGTCTACTATCGCAAACAccag gtcgaaaagttaaaaaattatgaacgTTTGTCACGTGAATACGAGATGTTATTGCAAAATACAGAAGTATGTGAAGAAGACGTCGAAGTAATTTTAGTACCCGACACAATAGATCCACACGAAGCGCGTTTTTTTATACGCATTGCACTAGATTTTTCACGGTTACCTCGACGCAGCGGCAATGAAACAGACCGAGATGCCATTACGTTACAAGTGACATTTTCTCAATTACACTGGACTCGTGTTGTCCCTCTACTGTATTTGTCAACCAGCTTAGAAGACGTCCTCGGAAATTCAAATACTCTTCATTTACCGCCTTTTCAGCCAGCTAAGAACCTGATGAAATACGTTCAGGAAATAAAGAAACTAATAACTGATAAAATGAATGCagtgatagaaaattttgagaagaAACGCGACTTTGTAACGACAGCTCTCGTGTTGCAAGGCGCCAGTATTATGGAATACGACGCTCTTGACTTTTCGTTCATTACTCTATTACTTAATCACAATGATTTCCATTTCTTTTTACATATCAGTCTAACAAATAAGTTTCCGTCTGAACCACCAAGATACACACTGCAGTCTTGCTATCAAACTAATCTCGGTAATGAACTTCCTAAGCAACTTGTTTATAATATTCCCTACAGCCCGCGTTGGGAATCCATTAGAATGATTACCGAagcttttaattatattttggaAAACGAAgttgagaaatttaaaagatcGTCAAGAAATCGTCGATGGtga
- the LOC130674132 gene encoding BRISC and BRCA1-A complex member 2-like isoform X2, whose translation MMGTDNSFFEKTMNSYGTIKTNRSLLQTRNKKVYPTFKPLIQRVINFKAFGVKHKKIVLNDFSSSKNNDEADRFSLLIPYADQMLNWKILFDQSNPELGPDFEFDDKTFLTDPDLEELENNVPSLVNWDPRDPDSLIKVIMEFIVYYRKHQVEKLKNYERLSREYEMLLQNTEVCEEDVEVILVPDTIDPHEARFFIRIALDFSRLPRRSGNETDRDAITLQVTFSQLHWTRVVPLLYLSTSLEDVLGNSNTLHLPPFQPAKNLMKYVQEIKKLITDKMNAVIENFEKKRDFVTTALVLQGASIMEYDALDFSFITLLLNHNDFHFFLHISLTNKFPSEPPRYTLQSCYQTNLGNELPKQLVYNIPYSPRWESIRMITEAFNYILENEVEKFKRSSRNRRW comes from the exons atgatGGGCACCgataatagtttttttgaaaaaacaatgaaCTCATACggaacaataaaaacaaacagAAGTTTATTGCAAACAAGAAACAAAAAAGTTTACCCGACTTTTAAACCTCTGATCCAGCGGGTAATAAATTTCAAAGCATTcg GAGTTAAGCACAagaaaatagttttaaatgatttttcttcGAGTAAAAACAATGACGAAGCTGATCGGTTTAGTTTACTGATACCTTATGCTGATCAGATGTtgaattggaaaattttattcgatcAATCGAACCCAGAACTGGGTCCGGATTTTGAGTTTGATGATAAGACATTTCTAACTGATCCTGATTTAGAAGAACTGGAAAATAATGTGCCGAGTCTCGTTAATTGGGACCCACGTGATCCTGATTCTTTGATTAAAGTCATAATGGAATTTATTGTCTACTATCGCAAACAccag gtcgaaaagttaaaaaattatgaacgTTTGTCACGTGAATACGAGATGTTATTGCAAAATACAGAAGTATGTGAAGAAGACGTCGAAGTAATTTTAGTACCCGACACAATAGATCCACACGAAGCGCGTTTTTTTATACGCATTGCACTAGATTTTTCACGGTTACCTCGACGCAGCGGCAATGAAACAGACCGAGATGCCATTACGTTACAAGTGACATTTTCTCAATTACACTGGACTCGTGTTGTCCCTCTACTGTATTTGTCAACCAGCTTAGAAGACGTCCTCGGAAATTCAAATACTCTTCATTTACCGCCTTTTCAGCCAGCTAAGAACCTGATGAAATACGTTCAGGAAATAAAGAAACTAATAACTGATAAAATGAATGCagtgatagaaaattttgagaagaAACGCGACTTTGTAACGACAGCTCTCGTGTTGCAAGGCGCCAGTATTATGGAATACGACGCTCTTGACTTTTCGTTCATTACTCTATTACTTAATCACAATGATTTCCATTTCTTTTTACATATCAGTCTAACAAATAAGTTTCCGTCTGAACCACCAAGATACACACTGCAGTCTTGCTATCAAACTAATCTCGGTAATGAACTTCCTAAGCAACTTGTTTATAATATTCCCTACAGCCCGCGTTGGGAATCCATTAGAATGATTACCGAagcttttaattatattttggaAAACGAAgttgagaaatttaaaagatcGTCAAGAAATCGTCGATGGtga